The DNA segment CCGCTGCTGTAATGGCCGGATGTGGAGGCTCTGACAAAAATGGCTCTTCAAATGAGTCGGGAAAAGAAAAATCAGATGATGTAGTGACCTTACGATTATGGGGAGGTGTTCCACCGGAAGCCGGACCGCAGGAGTCGTGCGATCTTTTTAATAAGGAGTACAAAGATAGGGGTATTCAAGTTGAGTATGAACGTTTTGTAAACGATGAGACAGGAAATCTAAAACTTGAGACAAACCTTCTCTCCGGGACAGGAATAGATCTTTATATCTCTTATGCATCGGATCAATTAGAAAAAAGAGCTTCTGGAGATATGGCTCTTGATTTGAGTGAATTCATGAAAGAAGATGATTTTGACCTGGAATCTTATGTTGGGGATATGGCTAAGGCATATTATGTGGATGGAAAACCATATTCATTACCTACGAAATCCGATAAGTATGGGATTGTTATCAACAAAGATATGTTTGATAAAGCAGGAATTGAAGTGCCGAAAGACTGGACATTTGAGGAGTTTAGAGAAATAGCGAAGAAACTTACACATGGAGAAGGTCAGGATAAAGTATATGGAATGTTTTGGAACACACAGCAGGATATTACCTATCCGTTAAATTATCTATCTGTTCTGACACTTGGCGGAGACCCAATGTATCAGGATGAAAATACAACACGTTTCTCTGATCCGGTCAATATAGCAAGTATACAATTACTGAAAGACATGATGGCGGAAGATGAAACGTCTCCAACGCATACGGATTCCATGACGCAAAAGCTGTCACAGGAAGGAACGTTCCTTGCAGAAAAATCGGCTATGACAGTTGGTCCATGGATGATCAGAAGCATCAAAGATACAGCGAATTATCCTCATGAGTTTGTTACAGCGTTTGCCCCTTACCCAGTGATAGACGAAAACCAACGAAATTACACGCAGGGAGGATATGGAGATCATCTGTGCATTAATCCGAAATCAGAACATACAAAAGAGGCATGGGAGTTTGCAAAATGGTATGCGATGAAAGGTATGATTCCATTAGCGAAGGGCGGAAGAGTACCTGCATTTAATACATATGATGTTCAGGAGGTGACGGATGCATTTATGGATGGTGCCGAGGACCTTCTAGATGAGGAATCAACAAAAAGTGTATTGATTGAACCTGCCGATAATTATGCGGTTCCGACAATTACAAACCATATTGCGGAAATAAAGAAAGTTTTAATAGAGGAAAGTGAGAAGGCGTTAATTGGAGATGAATCTGTTGAGGATGCCATGAAAACGGCAGATGAAAGAAGTTCTGTGATATTGAATAAGTAAAAGATCAAGGTGTATAGAAGGGCTGGGTAAATACCTGTCCCTTCTATATTGAAAGGAGCAGAATTTGGATAAGATACACTTATCAAAGAAAATAAAGCAGAATTTAACCGGTTACGCTTTTATTCTGCCGAATGTGATTGGCGTTTTTCTCTTTACATTATTTCCTATGGTTTTTTCGCTTATCACGAGTTTTACGGACTGGGATTATACAAAAGGGATTGGAAATTGGAATTATATCGGGATGCAAAACTATGTAGAGATGTGGAAAGATGATTGGTTTACAAGTTCACTTCTCAATACGATTGTGTTTGCATTGATAGTTGTTCCATGCACAATTGTAATTTCATTAGTTCTGGCGGTGATTATTGATCAATATTGTTTTGGAAAAGTTCCCCTGCGTATGGCTATGTTTATGCCATATATCTCAAATATTGTGGCGGTGTCTATTGTATGGGTTATGATGTATTCTCCCTGGGGACCTTTTACTCAATTAGTCAAGGCATTTGGTGTAAAGAATCCCCCCCAATGGCTTGGGGATGAAAAGTGGTCTCTGATTGCAATCATGATTATGACTATATGGAGTCAAGTTGGATATTCGATTATGATTTATACCTCATCAATTCAAGGGCTGCCAAAGGATGTATATGAGGCGGCAGACATAGATGGGGCATCAGGGTTCCAAAAGTTTTTTAAACTGACAATCCATTTTTTGTCACCTACAACTTTCTTTTTGATTATTACAACGTTTATTTCCTGCTTCCAAGTGTTTGCACAGGTACAGATCATGACGAAAGGTGGTCCGGGCAGCTCCTCTAATGTCCTTGTCTATTACATATATACCTCGGCATTTTCATTTTATAAGATGGGGTATGCGTCGGCAATGTCATGGATTCTTTTTATTATTCTGTTTATTATCACGATGATTCAGTGGCGCGGACAGAAAAAATGGGTGAGCTATTAAGGAGGGCACGATGTCAAAAAGTAAAAAAAGGAAACTCATTTTCAGGATATTTATAACAATCCTTGTTGCGTTGTTTGCGATTACGATGATCACGCCTTTTTTATGGATGCTGTCTGCATCGATGAAACTGCCAAATGATGTTATGAAACTTCCGATCAAATGGATTCCGGAATATTTTTATCCGGATAATTATAAGAAAGTATGGAATATTGGTGAATCCGCTGTAAGAGACTATCATTTTGGAAGAGCATACTTTAATTCTCTGAAGATAGCAATTATTAATCTAATCGGCTCTGTTATTACGAGCTCAATGGCTGGATATGCATTTGCAAAGCTAAAGTTTAAGGGAAGAGACGCTATTTTTTTGA comes from the Blautia liquoris genome and includes:
- a CDS encoding ABC transporter substrate-binding protein — encoded protein: MKRKALVMLAVSIMTAAVMAGCGGSDKNGSSNESGKEKSDDVVTLRLWGGVPPEAGPQESCDLFNKEYKDRGIQVEYERFVNDETGNLKLETNLLSGTGIDLYISYASDQLEKRASGDMALDLSEFMKEDDFDLESYVGDMAKAYYVDGKPYSLPTKSDKYGIVINKDMFDKAGIEVPKDWTFEEFREIAKKLTHGEGQDKVYGMFWNTQQDITYPLNYLSVLTLGGDPMYQDENTTRFSDPVNIASIQLLKDMMAEDETSPTHTDSMTQKLSQEGTFLAEKSAMTVGPWMIRSIKDTANYPHEFVTAFAPYPVIDENQRNYTQGGYGDHLCINPKSEHTKEAWEFAKWYAMKGMIPLAKGGRVPAFNTYDVQEVTDAFMDGAEDLLDEESTKSVLIEPADNYAVPTITNHIAEIKKVLIEESEKALIGDESVEDAMKTADERSSVILNK
- a CDS encoding carbohydrate ABC transporter permease, coding for MDKIHLSKKIKQNLTGYAFILPNVIGVFLFTLFPMVFSLITSFTDWDYTKGIGNWNYIGMQNYVEMWKDDWFTSSLLNTIVFALIVVPCTIVISLVLAVIIDQYCFGKVPLRMAMFMPYISNIVAVSIVWVMMYSPWGPFTQLVKAFGVKNPPQWLGDEKWSLIAIMIMTIWSQVGYSIMIYTSSIQGLPKDVYEAADIDGASGFQKFFKLTIHFLSPTTFFLIITTFISCFQVFAQVQIMTKGGPGSSSNVLVYYIYTSAFSFYKMGYASAMSWILFIILFIITMIQWRGQKKWVSY